Genomic window (Arachis hypogaea cultivar Tifrunner chromosome 13, arahy.Tifrunner.gnm2.J5K5, whole genome shotgun sequence):
CTACCagccaaatatttttcatttgagAATATTTAGGTGTACGATATATGTTCCAATTGCCCCCACCTTCTCGTACCAAAATGAAACCCCAAGAAAAATTGGAGATTTATGTGGGATATGATTCTTCCTCTATGGTGAGGTATCTCGAGATACAAAtaggagatgtatttaaagctcaGTTTGCAAATTGTCATTTTAATGAATCAATATTTCCAACAACATTGGGGGAGGGGAATAGTGAATAAGCCACTTAAGAAAGAACTCAATTGAAATGCATCATTGTTAATGCATATAGACCCACGATCAGGACAATgtaaactagaagttcaaaagattatacatttgcaaagaataacaAATGAATTACCTGATatattttctgatacaaagaggataaccaaatcctaCATATCAGCTGAAAATGTTCAAATTCAAATTGATGTTCCAGTTGGACAAATAGCTACTGAAACGAGTACACGCCAGAAACGTGGTAGACCAATTGGTTCAaaaaaaaatcctcgaaaaagaaGATATGCATTTGATATTACTAAGATAAATGGTACTCCTATTGAAAAGGATAAAGACATAGAAAAGACACTAGTACGTGTCTAAAATTCTAATATAGTTTTGACGTCAGAAAATGTTCAGATACTTGAAAATTCTGAAAATTGtaaaaatgatgagatctcgataaattatatttttacaggagaaaaataaaatcgaaataaaataattgtcaatgaaagtatttgcatataatgtggcactacatatcatgcatgaaagtgaGGATTTTGAGCTAAACATAGTCGAAAAATATCGACAAATGAATGATTGGTCAAAATAGAAAGAAGCTATGAAGGCTAAGTTAGACTCGCAAAATTTGAAGTCTGTTGACCTGTAGTCAGTACATCAGAAGATGCAAAACCTTTTTGATACAAATGAGTTTttatgagaaaacgaaatgagaaaaataaagttgtacgctataaagctcgacttgtggcacaagatttttcacaaaggcccgttATATATTTTGAAGAAACATATTATCTTGTAGTAGATGTAATAACATTACATTATTTGATCAATTTATCCGCataccataaactacatatgcatctaATGGATGTAGTGATAGCTTATTTATAcggatcattagatcgtgatatctatatgaaaattcccaaaggactaaagatatctaagccatccaatgaatattcaaaTGGATTACACTCAGTCAAattacaaagatctttatatggtctaaagcaatttgGACGAATGTGATATAATCGTCTtattgagtatctggccaaaacgGATTTAAAAATGATGATATCTACTCatgtattttcataaaaaatctgcatctagattcattataattgctgtgtatgttgatgatttaaatattattgaaattcctgaagagattccaacaattataaaagttctaaaaaaagagtttgagatgaaagatattGGAaatactaaattttgtctcgacctgcaaattgagcatataaaaaatagaatatttattcatcaaacaaaatatacagaaaaaatattgaagaaattttatatagataagtcacatccattaagtacttcAATGATCGTACGATCAttagatgtgaaaaaggatcaatttcgtcctaaagaagaaaatgaagatatcattgatcttgaagtaccatatctcaGTGTCATTTGAGCACTAATTATCTTGCTAATAATAAACTACCTGATATATCATTtattgtgaatttactagcaaagtATAATTCCTCTCCAACAAGAAAACATTGGAAtataatcaaacaaatctttcgatatctgtatggaacagttgatatgagattgtttattcatatgaatccaagtcacaattagttagTTATGCAGATGCAgaatacttgtctgatccacacaaaggaAGATCTGAAACaagatacctattcacatatggtgatacaattatatcatggaggtctacaaaacagacgatagcagcaataTCCTCTAATTATGCTGAAATACCAGCGATACACGAAGCAAGTCGCGAATGTTTTTTACTAAGGAGTTTAATCTAATATATTCTGTTATCATGTAGACTCATTGATCATAAACTAGTACCAATTATTCTGTttaaagataatacagcatgcattactTAACTTAAAGGtgaatacatcaaaggtgatagaacaaagcatatttctcgaGAATTCTCCTTCAtttatgatcttcaaaatcaaagaacaattgatatccaacagatcaGTTCAAGTAATAATTTGGCAGATTTATTTATAGTCACTTCCAAAAtcttcctttgaaagattggtacatcagattgggatgtGCCGATTtcgaaatattaaataatgttgaCAAGAGGGGGAGGCTATACtctttttttcttgatcaggtttTATCCCTATTGAGTTTTTCTTGAGAATATTTTTAACGAGACAGTCCTATCACAAAGGatactgtactcttttttctttcactaaagttttttcattgaatttttctttagtaaggtttcaATGAGACATAATTCTAAATGGACATCTAAGGAGGAGTGCATATCACATGGTGGTGGCTACACGTGTCTCGTTAAAATGTTCATCATGGTTCAAGGCGCTCCCGTTGGAAGCAGGCAGTTCAGGAGAGGATTCCAGGGTTCAGAAGGCTTGTGTCAGACTCTCTTATTAACAACGAGATTAAGAAAAAAGTAATGAATTTAGTTTAGGAAAATAAGTATAATATAATAgtaatgaaatttttttgttttggtgtttggaCTGGATGGATGTAAAAATATTGTATGGGTCGTGAATTATTATGGGCAAGTCAATCAGAGTTGGACTCTTTTTgtctcaaaaaatataaaaaagaatttattttagtGTCCAAAAAATGTAGGTATGTAGTCCAATTTTTTGAAAACAATAATAGTTAAGAAATTTATTTGGCCTTGAAGgtaattaataattgaaaattataatgagtactagaataattatttaaaagcaTGGtagtttattttgatattttaaaatatatatgtatattttttatataataatttaatttttatatttattcttttagataattatttacgtaatgaatgtataaatttttttattacagtACATAATTAATAGATGTATAAAATCTTTATTCTAATACTGTctcaaaattgaattaaaaaatatataaaaaattagttattttaaaaagaaaacaaaaaaaataattgtaatatAAGTTTCTATTATTtcatataaacatattttttatatacatgtttattttttttatttatatacaatTCTAGTTTCACGTTATAAATACTAACATATCAATAAATACAAATGTTATAAGAGAATtcactctttttattattaaatgtatataaaattaaataaaagtaaaatttctTAGCATGACaggttatttatattttaattaaaatgtaAAATGAGTAGTTTaggttttaaaaattaatttttttttggtaaattatGTATAATAAATAGTTTTCTAAAAAATGAAACGGTtcaatagttttttttaattttttattcatatcttttcttcatataaaactaataaaaaatgttAACATATCCCAACCTCTTTTCTATGGTCCGTTAGTTCTTACTGTTGACATATTGGTGTCCAGGTCCAtattgcaaataaataaatattataattacttTGTTAACATAAATTGATTAGCATTGCTTAATGCAATGTTTTATTGAAACCTACATCACATCTCTTCTGAAGTGCGAACCTACGTCTGAACCCTCCAAGTACATGCTGCAGCTACGGAGAAGCTGTTCACACATCAACAGCACACTCCAACTTAACACGTTTTCATCAACATATGCGGAGGAATCTATGCCTCAGCACCAGAGAATTTTCTTATCCCTATTGAGTTTTTCTTGAGAATATTTTTAACGAGACAGTCCTATCACAAAGGatactgtactcttttttctttcactaaaatttttttcattgagtttttctttagttAGGTTTCAATGAAACATAATTCTAAATAGACATCCAAAGAGGAGTGTTGTGATATGGATATTCATGAGTTCTTTCACAATATGAGTGGCTCATTTTTTCAATGTTGGGAGATTCATGTTATCAAGAGAGATTATATTTAATGAGGTTTGAAAATAATAACTCTTGtatgtgtataaataggagttaatactcaaaatgactCCTGAAATTTGACCTCTAACTCAAGTTAGCCCTCCAATTGACCAAAATTATACCCTGAAATTTTAAGGTGTGACTCAAGTTGACCCCTCCGTTCATTTCCGTCACCGGAGAGATAATGTAGCATGATTAAACGATGTCGTTTTGTTGTTTGCGCCTAAATGATGTCGTTTTActcctccccctcttcttcttcctcctcctcaatgTCTAAACCTTCCACCACCCTCAATCATACCTTTCCaaccccaccaccaccaccaccaccaccaccaccaccctcctATTCCTCACCTCctccctcttctttttcttcctcctccaTTTGATTAGTAAATCCCTCcattccctttttctctttttcttcttctcacacAATTAATACAATGACAAATGGAACAACTTAATTCTATGACCTCAAGCAGCCATGACTCCAACAATAAATCTCAACCCACTTCCACCTTAACTCGCCACTGCTTCTATTTGTTGGGGGTGGTGGAACACGTAGGTGAGACTGATGATGGTGACGACAATGATGATGAAATTTTGAGTCTTCATTTGTTGTCGAGTTTCTTAGTTGTAATGAGGGTGAGAGTTTTTGAATGGTCGAATTTTCTTTGCGGTATTCTTTGGCTAAGGAGGTGGAGAAAGAAGGAGATAGAAAAAGGAGTGGTGGGATGACGGTGGAGTGGTAGATGAGAAGGAggtgaagaggaggaggagggggtGGTAGTAAGAATGGTGGGGTTGGAAAAGTATGATTGAAGGTGGTGGCATCAAAATGGTGGGGAGGTTGAGGAGAGGGGGAGGAGTAAAACGACGTTGTTTAGGCGCAAATAGCAAAACAACGTCGTTTAATCATGTCACATTATCTCTTCGGTGACAGAAATGAATGGTAGAACTAACTTGAGTCACGCTTTAAAATTTTAGGGTATAATTTgggtcaattgaaaattaaaggactAAATTGAATTGGGATCAAATTTCAGAGACTATTTTGAGTATTAATTCGTATAAATAGAGTAGTGTGGTTTGAGATAAATAACACACAATACCAATATAAAACACTTTTTTCTCTATATATAGATATACGCTGTAACATATACTATTAGTAAATagtcataaaaaaaatacaaagtgaatatatatgaattatctaaattatattaaaataataatattaatgaaTACTAATAATAAAATGAACTTGAATATTAAAAAAAGAGGACTAATATTCATTTCCTtcgttattttatatttattttttttatttatttattttacaacaaaatccgattattaaaataaaaatcttcgcGAAACGACAGCGTATAGGGAGTGGCTCTCATAACCTAATGAGCTTGCTCACTCTTGCCTGTTAGCAGTTCCACTCATTTCCAGCTCTTCCCACTCTCCCTCCTCCGATCGCCACCGTTCCGCCGCCGCATCAGCCTCCAATCGCCGCCGTCCACTaccaatgaatgaatgaatgaaaccttccgtcaacaacaacaacatatatcACCATGCTTTCTCGTTTGATTCCAAAACCCTACTCCCATCTCAGACGCTTCCTCTCTCCCTCCCCAAAACCCTACACGTTCCCGCCGCAAACAAAAATCCCCAATTTGCCCCTCAATCCCTTCTTCACCGCCACTCCCAAACCCTTCTCcaccaacaacaataacaatggcaAGGGGAAGGACCCGTATTCTCCACCCGCGTGGAAGGACTTTCGCGACACTGAAGAAAATTTCCCTGCTTTCTTCGACGATGAAGAAATGAACAACATGCCTCCGGGGGAAAAtcgaggaggagaagaagaaggtttTCCTTTGGGGAGGAAGGAGGAGAATAAGGTGGTGGAGGAGGAGAAATGGTACTTGCAAGAGAAGGGTGTTGATGATGAAGATGAGAGTTCAATATTCAAAGGGATTGATAATgaggaaaataaagtaaaagatggTTCTGGTGGGCACCTTGGGGTGGGTGCATCGGATTTTCAACCTTGGAGCTTGAAGGAGGAGAAGGATGGTGATGAAGTGAAGGAAGATGATGTGTTTGTTTTTCAAGACGATAATATTGAAGGGATGAAGGGTGAGTTCAGTGCTGTGGAAGGTGAAAGAAGTAAAGAAGATATTGAGAAGCTTGAGAAGGAAGAGAAAGAGCTCACTGCTGTACTCAAAGGTTACTATACTATGATTCAACCTTTTATTTATTTGAgtatttatatattattcttttattaattgtGCATATTTCTTGGTTGTTGTTGATTCTGCCATGCTTGGTCTAGAGAATAGTTAGGTGCTGGTATTGTGTGTAATGTAAATGTGAAtgttggattatcttttgatgaTAACTGAAGTTGCTCATGAGCTGATGCCATCTTATAGTTCTGATTTCTTCTAGATTTATTGTTTCTGGCATTTTGAGAATCCGGGGCTCTAACTTTTATTATATATGGTTTTAATTTCCAAGAGATTACTCAGAATGATAGTGAAGCTGCATTTGTTATTTATGTGGGATTGTTTCTTTTTAACTTTGCACATTGTCATCATGATGGAgttgttttgttttcttgaacCTGATGTGGTACAACAGGCCCAAACCGAGCTTTTGGTGATTTGATTGCTGCTTCTGGAATCACGGATGAAATGCTTGACAGTTTGATTGCGTTGAAAGACTTAGAAGGAGTCGAGGGATTGCCCCCTCTTAGAGTAATAGAAGACATGCGCTATGAGAGGAATACTAGAAAATCCACTAGAGCTGAAATGGAGCGTCTAAAGCAAGAGGAAGCTGCAAAAGCAAGAGTGAGACAAGTTGACGAGAAAGGACGTGCTTATGGAACTGGAAGAAGAAAATGTAGCATAGCACGTGTCTGGGTTCAACCTGGTGATGGTAAATTTATTGTTAATGATAAAGAATTTGATGTTTATTTCCCTATGCTTGAGCATCGTGCTACTCTCCTTCGACCTTTCTCCGAGACAAAGACATTAGGACTTTGGGATGTCAGTTGTACTGTAAAAGGAGGCGGTGTTTCAGGTATGGTCAATGACTTAGTTTTCTTATAAATGCATAATTCCCATGAATGGCATCAGTTTCTATATTTACACTGCAGTAATTTCTCTGTTTCTTTAAGAATGccgttaaattaaaaaaacttgTGCTTTGTGAAGTTGGCTGCACTTCTATTCAACTTCCAGTGGATGATAATTATAAACTAAGGATAATAATTTGAGTGGAATTTGCACAGAAGTGCCTAGTTGGTAACATATAAGGGTTCAATTGTCATTCATTTTATTAAGAAACTGGTTTTTTCATGACAATAGGTCAAGTTGGAGCAATACGATTGGGAATCAGCAAGGCTTTGCAAAGCTGGGAACCAGATTTGCGTCCTGCACTAAGAAACGGTATAACCTTTCAGCCTTTGTGACCATGTTCATTACTTGTTTGAGCTATACTCAAGCATTATAGTTTGTGACCATGTTTATATTGGCTCATATCAAACCTCCCAAGTTGAAATTCATTGCAACATGTATTATTCTTTGTTAGCCATGTGAATCTCCTCATTTTTTGACTTGAATATGTGTTGTGCTACGATGATATACTAATGGAGTATTTCTTGAATTTTGATCAGCTGGCTTCCTGACAAGGGACGCAAGAGTGGTAGAGAGGAAAAAACCAGGAAAGgctaaagcaagaaaaagcttcCAATGGGTCAAGCGTTAATACTTTCAACATCTTTCCCTCTATATGGGTATTTTTTGTGAGGATAATTGGTGTTCCCTCAATAAATTCTTAAAGTTGGTTCAATCTTGTAATGCATCACCTGTGATGTAATCTAGGATTTGATGGCCAATGATGATACTGTAATTGTAGAAAATTTTGTTTACCCGGAATTATCATATCATATTGTTATGATTCATTCACTTTTTGGAGAGAACTCTTggttgtttatttcttatctttgcAAAAATGTTATCTTTTAACCTAGAAATTGTGGTGGAGCAGCATGTTGGTCTGCAATCTGTTTTTTCAAGCGAAATAACTATAAGCATAAGATAGCCTAATAGAATTCTTATACGTTGCGGTGAATATTCTTCTCCTCTGGATTTATAGGCTTGAACAAGCTATGCAAAAGATAAATGTGTTCAACAGGCATGTGTAATTGTTGGAGAGTTTTTAAGTTTCCAAACCTTAAAATAGAAGCTGCTTCCCTTGTAATTTTCTTccatacttttttttatatagagaATTATCTCAATGACTTAATGTATGACTCTTACTATTTTCCCCaaatattttgtaatattttttttaattatttaacgtATTTCTTAAATTAAGAGAGGAAAAAAGACCTACATGTTCTTGAATTCATTCAACCTCTGTTGTTTATTAAAAAGTTAATTGTTAATTTCTTTTgtatgtatatttaattatatattattattccagtaaaaataactaatttttatatctatatataaataatcatttaaGAATATGATAAAAGATAATCCCAAAAAATAAACATGTCTCAAgcctgaaaataataaaaaagaaaaaaaaatcagatatctactagagattttttttttaatatttatttcatattttcaggGCTTCGAATGTGAAATATGAATGTCTAAACTAATCATAAATTTTGGACAGTATCACCATTCATAATTCCCAATTCAGCACGCAGAGGGTGGTGAGCTCTGCAATCTTCAAAGAGACTATTGAATCGAAACCAATCCGAAAAGAAAACGAAGACGACGACGAAGAACAAAGTGGTAAGTTAggtttttctgttttttctttttaattctgtTAATCTTCTGGTGGCTTCTCTCCGATCTATGACTCCTGCCATCGAAATTTGCCGAATTCGATTATTGAATCTCCGTCCTTTTCCCCAAAAGTCTTCAACTTTAGATGCTTCGATTCGATCTAGAGTTGATCGATCCGTATCATGCGATTCCCTCAATCTATCTATGTGTATCCAATTTTGTATGGTGTGCATTTGGATTCTTGTGAGCAAGTGGAACTGATTTTGGTTATTGTGTtagggagaaggaagaagataAAGCAATGAAGGTGGTTCCGTTCACGCTGCTTGCTTTGCTTCTTGTTGCTATTGTTCCAAATGGATTGTTGGCAGTTCCTTCTACGGTCCCTGCATTTCTTTGGTCTTCCCATTATGACCTGTAATGCCTAATTCTTTTGCTAAATATTTTGTAactataaaattttgtttgacaaaaatatatattttttatatgtcaAGTAAGAAAATAGATCATTAGATTGTGATACTTAGATGACGTATAGTGGTATGTTTGGTTGATGATGTGGATAATGGTAATCATCATTAGATTTAGTTGTGTTGATCTTGAAGCTTATCATTGGGTAGAAGGAAGGTTTTATGCATAGGTTTTCATTAAACtgtttagggatttctaggggtTAAAGGGGAGTATCAAAACTTGGAAAGGGAGCCAACTAGATGTAATTATGTAAAAAGGGTTTTCAAGTTGTGCAAAAGAAATCAAGGGAAATAGAGAAAAACCTATGCTAACATTAGGACTTATGTTTAGGAACCCGTTGGCATTATATCCGGGTTTTGGTTTGTTGATATGACTAAACAGTAGATCGATTTTCTGGATTATTTGAGAAAGCTTACTGAAATTTGAAGTTGTAGAACGGTTTAGAAAGATAGATGAAACAAGCAGGTAAGCAGAAAATGTTGAACAAGGTTAAATGCAAACTTAAAAATATACATGTCATATACTTGTTGATTTAGCCGCTACATGTAGGAAAAGGGTTGTAAATTGTTCTTGATTTTACTCTAGGTTTCAACTAATGTTTGCATTGTATAGTACATCAATTCGACAAATAATTTATATGTTCTTGTATCATTACAGGGTTTCAGAAAATGGCATGAAGGATTCTGTAAATTATCAGATCATTTCTCCAAAAGATCTAGCAAAGTCTGTTTTAGCTGAAGCTGGCTGGTCAAATTTTCTGGTATTCTATGATGGTTTCTTGTTATGTATATTCAGCAATACTCATTTTGGAGGCGGGGTCCCCTCCCCccccttatttttttttctgtattttttgcaagtttttctttgattttgctGTCTCCATCATTGTTGCTTTTGTGGTTGCAATTTCTAAATATAAAACCTTTTTTGTTTTGAGTAGTGCAATGGAAAGGAATTTCAGGAGCCTTTGGATCTGGCCCTTTTATTCATTGGTAGAGAGGTAATATATTTAACTGTCTATGTAAGCAGTTCGTGTTGCAACTTTCCTGAGATTCCTGTCGGTGATGCAGCATGATTATTTAATAAACTTGTTACATTTTTTCTGTGTAGTTACAATCGTCAGATTTAAGCATGAGCAATCATGAAGACTCAACTCTTTTAGACTTGCTCAAGGTGAGAGACTTGTGACATACAATCTATGAAGTTTCCACACATAGTAAACTCAAATCCATGATTGTAACTAGATAAGCTTTTTGACTCGGACACTGCTTTACTGTCATGAACAGCTGTCTTTCACCAGGTCCAACATTTCCATGGCATTTCCATATGTTTCTTCATCAGAGGATGAGAATTTGGAAAAACAATTGGTTTCAGGATTCGCTGAATCCTGTGGAGATGATTTGGGAATTGGCAAAGTTGTATTCCTTGGATCTTGCTCCATGGATGATACAAATGATGAAGACAGTGCTGCTTTTCACTCTGTTCAGGTAATCAGAAAAATCATGTAACATCATCTGTTGTCGAATGTTGGGTCCTGTGTCAGTGATCTGAAGATATTTATTGCTTAATTGTAACTTTACAGGAATATTTGAACAAGAAGATGGAAGGGAGTCGTACTGGGAAAACAGATTTGCTTGTGTTCTGTAATGGAGGTTCTCAACCTCTTAACATTGATGAGAAGCCAAAATCTGAAGGTATATCCACTAAAAAGTTATGGGTTTGCTAGATATGATTTTACCCTCTGCTAAATGCTTGCTTGGTTTTGCTGTATATATGCAGGTGAAGTTTTATCTGGGCTTGTCAGCTCTGTTGATAAATCTGGGGCCAAATATGCAGTTCTTTATGTGTCAGATCCCTCCAGGTTGGTCCGGTATCCTTCTTACAGGGAACTACAAAGGTTTCTAGAAGAAACCACAAATGCGTCACTGACAGCCAATTCCACAGTTTGCGATAGAGTCTGCCAGATTAAGTCCTCTCTTCTGGAGGGAATTTTAGTGGTAAGTTTCTTTGTCCATTTTACACATTCAACTATATGCTGGATGGGGATGCTTGTATATTTTCTTTCGTCTCATGAGTAAAATATGATTAAGTAACCATTATTACTCTGCTCTTTCATTTCACTTTTCCTCTGGTATtttttgttccttccattttggtGATTAAATTCTGTGGTTCTCCGATTGCATTCTCGGCACATGCATGTGTAAACTGCTTCCTGTTTCTAACTCTATGCATACAGTTCTAATAGTCTGATGATGTGATCACGTTAATTTGCACCGCCGGTAACACATTTAGACATTTTCAGCATCCCATCTTGGGATCTTAGCCATTTCGGTTTCTTTTTTGCTATTCGCTTCCCTAGAAATCGATATACATTTGGTAAAATTTTGATTATGCTATTACTTTCTGTCCATTATCATGCGGCATCTTTCCTTATAAAACTGTTCTCTTTCAATCTAAGTTGTGAAAATCTGGAATATAACAATACAGCGGCATTCATAACCTTTGCATGCTTAGCTTTTATAGACCTCGCTAAATGTCTGTAGAAAGAATatggtttaagttttattttcttgcaTCAACTGAACTTGAAATGGTGTAGGTCGTTGTCTATGAACCCTTCCATTCATACTATCATGTTTATATTTCAGGGAATCGTTTTGCTAATAATCCTGATCTCTGGCCTTTGCTGTATGATGGGAATTGATACCCCAACGAGATTTGAGACTCCACAAGAGCAATGATTCGTTTGTTGAAGATAATAATTGCTGTGATGTTGGGTCTATTGTATCAAAAGTATTGGtagaaaatattatattatttgtgaCAGTGGATGTGGTGAGCGTTCTTGTAGCTTTTTGTTGTCTTCTACTTCAGGGGAGATTTATCATGTTGAATATTGAATAATTTGTATCAGTATATAGAACGTCAGTAAGAGGATTTAATTTTGGTCATGCCAGTTATCAAATTAGAAATTTGGAataagaatcaatttcataaagAGTCTTTGGTAGTGCATTTTTCTTGGCTTCTATCAAGTGCCGTGTTTGGGTAACTTATTTAGATTTTGGAAGGTGGTCCTGGTCCATCCAAAATGAGCATAACATAAGCCATGCATCATTGGAATATTAGACTTATTAAATCAATCCCGCTAGCTAACCAACTAAGGTATCAACTATGGAGTCAACTAGTGTATGGACGGCCACCATCAACAACGCATCACCTCCCATCACTAGTAGTCACATGTCCTCTTCCGCCACCAGCAGCCACAGGTCCTCCACCAGCAGTCACTGTAGTCGGATGTGACATCACAAACATGGTAACACAAACCTCTGTTCTCCTCTCCCTCCATGTCTtgtcttctttttccttttatgtattcgatgttttttctttttagattttggatgatttttttatatagttttagatgtttctttttcttagttttcggatgtttatttttaaaaaataacatccAAAACTTaatagaaaatatctaaaatcataaaaaagaacattcaaaatctaacaaaaaaaaatctaaaatcattgtACAAGAAATTTCAAAGGTGATCCCAAGAAGAAAAAACGTGGAGGGAGAGGCGGCAAGGATGGAaaggtgaagagaggtgaaggGGCGTAAAActagtttttcaaattttaaaatcataattttttgaaaatttgattcatTGGTTATATATAGAATTAGTTTTTTAGACTTTCTCTTATTAAAATATATAGAAATTTTGCTGGTTTTTTAAGAGAAATCTTAGCTACAAACATAATGGTCATGCATGTGATGCTTTAAACCCTAAACAGATCCACTTAGAAAATGTATCTAGTTTTAAACTTGATATATATGTATGCTTTAAAAAGCAAAATACAGGTAGTAACTTTGATGAGAGAAATGAGAGATATACTCTCATAagtatgttattaaaattttctcTAGTAATTATTTGGACAGCAATATACTCTCCTAATA
Coding sequences:
- the LOC112737190 gene encoding small ribosomal subunit protein uS9m, translated to MLSRLIPKPYSHLRRFLSPSPKPYTFPPQTKIPNLPLNPFFTATPKPFSTNNNNNGKGKDPYSPPAWKDFRDTEENFPAFFDDEEMNNMPPGENRGGEEEGFPLGRKEENKVVEEEKWYLQEKGVDDEDESSIFKGIDNEENKVKDGSGGHLGVGASDFQPWSLKEEKDGDEVKEDDVFVFQDDNIEGMKGEFSAVEGERSKEDIEKLEKEEKELTAVLKGPNRAFGDLIAASGITDEMLDSLIALKDLEGVEGLPPLRVIEDMRYERNTRKSTRAEMERLKQEEAAKARVRQVDEKGRAYGTGRRKCSIARVWVQPGDGKFIVNDKEFDVYFPMLEHRATLLRPFSETKTLGLWDVSCTVKGGGVSGQVGAIRLGISKALQSWEPDLRPALRNAGFLTRDARVVERKKPGKAKARKSFQWVKR
- the LOC112737191 gene encoding uncharacterized protein, coding for MKVVPFTLLALLLVAIVPNGLLAVPSTVPAFLWSSHYDLVSENGMKDSVNYQIISPKDLAKSVLAEAGWSNFLCNGKEFQEPLDLALLFIGRELQSSDLSMSNHEDSTLLDLLKLSFTRSNISMAFPYVSSSEDENLEKQLVSGFAESCGDDLGIGKVVFLGSCSMDDTNDEDSAAFHSVQEYLNKKMEGSRTGKTDLLVFCNGGSQPLNIDEKPKSEGEVLSGLVSSVDKSGAKYAVLYVSDPSRLVRYPSYRELQRFLEETTNASLTANSTVCDRVCQIKSSLLEGILVGIVLLIILISGLCCMMGIDTPTRFETPQEQ